From Phragmites australis chromosome 5, lpPhrAust1.1, whole genome shotgun sequence, a single genomic window includes:
- the LOC133917876 gene encoding transcription factor SRM1-like, which produces MPHDMPVAAAPEPGPEPTWTRRDDKLLELYLCSPVYPRWDRVAVHFGGKTLAQACERYERMVAELRHVLDALEEVETPREWDMQIVATTAAPVAEQVQAVVPPAPPVAAEDDSTAPMPANAAVDTPEEGQELKKRKHGGTRKKPEMWTEEEHKLFLEGLKIYGKGKWKAMWEEHLPTKSASQIASHYQKYRNRSEQRKRNDCKRKSIHDITDDHEPARKDDELARPEGEAPGEDGRRPAQGGEVDEEFLGEDLETLFT; this is translated from the exons ATGCCCCACGATATGCCCgtcgcggcggcgccggagccgGGGCCGGAGCCAACGTGGACCCGCAGGGACGACAAGCTGCTGGAGCTGTATCTCTGCAGCCCCGTGTACCCAAGGTGGGATCGCGTCGCCGTGCACTTCGGCGGCAAGACGCTGGCCCAGGCGTGCGAGAGGTACGAGCGCATGGTCGCCGAGCTGCGTCACGTCCTCGACGCGCTGGAGGAAGTGGAGACGCCACGCGAGTGGGACATGCAGATCGTTGCTACGACAGCGGCGCCCGTAGCGGAACAAGTCCAGGCGGTGGTGCCGCCAGCTCCGCCGGTCGCGGCGGAGGACGATTCTACTGCGCCAATGCCGGCTAATGCCGCCGTCGACACGCCGGAGGAAGgacaagaactcaagaagaggaAGCACGGAGGCACAAGGAAAAAGCCCGAGATGTGGACCGAAGAAGAGCACAA GCTGTTTTTGGAGGGTCTCAAGATATACGGGAAGGGCAAGTGGAAGGCGATGTGGGAAGAGCACCTGCCAACGAAGAGCGCGAGCCAGATCGCCAGCCACTACCAGAAGTACCGCAATAGGTCGGAACAACGGAAACGCAACGACTGCAAGCGGAAGAGCATACATGATATCACCGATGATCATGAGCCGGCACGTAAAGACGATGAACTTGCAAGACCTGAGGGTGAGGCTCCAGGTGAAGATGGACGTAGACCAGCTCAGGGTGGTGAGGTTGATGAGGAATTTCTAGGTGAAGATCTCGAAACACTTTTTACATAG